Within Mycobacterium botniense, the genomic segment GTCTCCTTCAAGATCGTGGTGATCGCCTCAGGGAACCTTTCTACGTGGGCCACCCCTTCGGGGCCCATGGCGTCGCCCTCGTGAGTGACGATGAACCGGGCCGCCTTGCCGTCGGGTGACATCATGAGCTTCATGCCGGTTTTGAGATCTTCGTTGTCGAAGGCCTCGTGCGGGATGTAGAAGTAGTCGTCACTGCGGGACTTGTCGAAGTCGTTGCCGACATTGATCTGGTCGTCGAATGTCTGCTCGGTCTGGATGGACTGCAGGTCGGCGGCACCATAGGTGTTCACCAACTTCGACCGCAGCGCTTCGGTGTCATCGGCCGTGGCTTTCAGCTGCGCAATGATGTGCGGCAAGATCATGTCGATCTCCTCGAGGGAGATTTTGGCGTGCTTGATATCGTCAGCCAACTTATCGATGTGGTCGATCGTGTCGAATAACGATCTGAACGCCCAGCAGATAGGTATATCGAAACAGTGCTTCTCCCAATAGAAATAGCTCTTGATCGGCCGGAAGAAGTCGTCGAGGTTTGAGACCTCCTCGTTCATCTCCTCGCTGACCCGTTGCAGATCCTCGACGGTGAGCACTGTTTTGTGCAGTTCATCCGACATCCGTTGGAAGAAAAAGACCTCTCTGCGCAACACTTCGACCGAATGCGCCTGGATATCTGCCTGCTGGTCGGTGTTGCGGTTTTGTTCGTTATTGAACGGGAGCTGTTGCCCGTTGTTGCTGCCCTGGGTGGTGAACAAGTAGGGAATGCTGGCATGCTCGAGCGCGTGCCCCAGCGGCCGGGTGATGCTTTGCACCATCGCCACCCCGGGCAGGCGAATGAGGGCTTTGGCGACCCGGTCCAGCGTGATGAAGTCAGCCGAGTTGCGCATGTCATGGTCGGTTTCAACCATGAGCATCTCCGAGAAGAGTTTGCTCTTGGAAAAGTGCCGATCGGCAGCGGCGAATCCCAGATTCGCCGGGGCGTCACGCGGCTGGTATTGACGATCGTCGTAGTTCTGGCGATAGGTCGGCACGAAGATCGCCCCGATCATCACGACAGCCGAACTGGCGGCCAGGATCGGCACCGGCCACCGCACCACGCTCGCGCCGATTCTCCGGTATAGACGCGCCTTGGCGGCCTGCCGCGGTTCGAACATCCCGAACAGACTGCCCACGGTCAAGATGGCTGGACCCAACGTCATCGCTTCCGCGATGGTGACCAGCATGCTAATGGCAACCGCCGGGCCCATGGTGTGAAAGTAGTTGAGCCGCGCGAAGGTTAAGCAGTAGCACGCTCCGGCGATGGTCAGGCCCGACCCGATAACGATGGGCGCTATTCCGCGGTAGGCGGTGTAGAAGGCGTCCTGCCGGCTTTCCCCGGCCTGGCGCGCCTCATGATAGCGGCCCATCAAAAAGATGCCGTAATCGGTGCCCGCTCCCAGCGTCAGCGCGGTCACGATGTTCACCGCGAATGAGGACAGTTCGATGTAGCCGAAATGCCCGAGGGTCGCGACAAGCCCTCGAGCAACCTGCATCTCGATGAGCACGCCGAGCAGCGGTACCAGCAGGGTGGACGGTCGGCGGTACACCAGCAGCAGCATCACGATGATGAGCACGATCGTGACGATCGTGACGTTGTTCAGGCTGGAATTGGCGATGGCAAGTGTGTCGGAGGCCAGCGGTGCCGCGCCGCTGACATAGACCTTGAGCCCGGGTGGCGGGGTGTCTTTGGCGACGATGTCGCGGACGGCGGCCACCGACTGGTTGGCTTGAATCTGGCCGATGTCGCCGGCCAGACGCAGCAGCACATACGCGGACCTGCCGTCGAGGCTTTGCGCGCCGGCCGCGGTGAACGGTTTGCCCCACAGATCCATCACGTATTGCACATGCTGCGTGTCGCGCTCAAGCCGGCGCATCAGATCGTCGTAGTAGTAGTGATCGGCAATGACCAGCGGGCGGTTTGCCTCCAAGACGATCATGGCCAGGCTGGTGGAGTCCGACTCGTGGAATTTCGCGCCGATAGCCAACAACGACCGCTGCGAGGGCGCGTAGTGCGGGACCATCGGTCCGGCCAGCTCTGCCGCGACGTCCTCCACCTTGGGGATAAAAGTGTTTGTCGACACGGCGAGAAGACCCCAGAACACGATGATCGGGATCGCGAGGACGCGGACCATTGTGGGGATGACGGGGTGTTTGCGCTGGCCCGCCCGATGCTCACTCACGCGGACTTCACCCTGCACTCGACGTCGGCGTCCGGATGTTCTGTCCAATGTTCGTCGCGCACAACACCGTCCACCAACATCCGGCAGCCCACCCGCCCGCCGTGGACGTGCACCGAGACGCTGCCGGATACCACCGTGAGCGTGGTCGTCTCGGTGTGCGACCACGGCAACGTGGTGACCTTAACCTGGTGCGGGTGGCCGTCGATGTCAATGTAGACAAGTGTCCCGCCGGAGCCCGCGGAGCCGAACACCTCGTAGGTGAGCCGTTTGGGATTGAACTCCTCGGGCGCCTGCGGACCGTTGACGGTGATGACCGGACCCGGCGCGGAGAGCTGGTGCACCTTCCACATACCCAGCAGACCCAGGCCGACTGCGATGACGCTGACCAGGGGCATCCATGTCCGCGCCAGCACAGTTCTGCCGACTGAACGAGGGCTCACTCGGTCACCTTCTTCGAATCTGTTCTCGGGCACAGCGTCTCGCCGGATGCAGGCAAAACGTGCGGCTATGTATCAATTGGCTTGCGATAGGCCCGACGGGGAGAATACCAGCCGCACCGTGAAGGCCGGGTGCGGGGCCGTGCGCATTTTCGGGGGCTCTGGCCAGGACAGACGAGGTTGGAGAGACCGTGCTGTGGTGAAACAGGGATGCCTGTCCACGTCTTATCACATGTTCGTCAGCCGCTTTTTCAACCGCGCGCTGCTGATCAGTCGAAGGGTCAGGTTGGTAGCGGCCAGCATTGGGATGACCCCGAGAAATGTTCGCTCAGAGGCCCTCGCCCCGTGCAGATGGTAGAGGCTGCCGAACACGTAAAACGATCCCAACATAAACAGCGTACCGGGAAGGCAAAACGCCATCGGCGAGCTGCGGTCGGCAACGATTTGCCTGGCATAAACCAGCTCATCGTCTGACAAGGGTTGGCCCTTGCGCACCTTCTTGACTATCGCAAAGGCGCTATCGATCTGTTCGCTGATCGGCAGGGATGGCCGAGTGCGCAACCGCTGCACGTAGATCGACCCGATGGCAGCCAACACCAATGTCAAGCAGAAAGTGATGAGTGTGAGCACACCCCACAAACTCGACTCCACGTTTCGCTCCTTCACCGCGCTGTCC encodes:
- a CDS encoding MMPL/RND family transporter, which codes for MVRVLAIPIIVFWGLLAVSTNTFIPKVEDVAAELAGPMVPHYAPSQRSLLAIGAKFHESDSTSLAMIVLEANRPLVIADHYYYDDLMRRLERDTQHVQYVMDLWGKPFTAAGAQSLDGRSAYVLLRLAGDIGQIQANQSVAAVRDIVAKDTPPPGLKVYVSGAAPLASDTLAIANSSLNNVTIVTIVLIIVMLLLVYRRPSTLLVPLLGVLIEMQVARGLVATLGHFGYIELSSFAVNIVTALTLGAGTDYGIFLMGRYHEARQAGESRQDAFYTAYRGIAPIVIGSGLTIAGACYCLTFARLNYFHTMGPAVAISMLVTIAEAMTLGPAILTVGSLFGMFEPRQAAKARLYRRIGASVVRWPVPILAASSAVVMIGAIFVPTYRQNYDDRQYQPRDAPANLGFAAADRHFSKSKLFSEMLMVETDHDMRNSADFITLDRVAKALIRLPGVAMVQSITRPLGHALEHASIPYLFTTQGSNNGQQLPFNNEQNRNTDQQADIQAHSVEVLRREVFFFQRMSDELHKTVLTVEDLQRVSEEMNEEVSNLDDFFRPIKSYFYWEKHCFDIPICWAFRSLFDTIDHIDKLADDIKHAKISLEEIDMILPHIIAQLKATADDTEALRSKLVNTYGAADLQSIQTEQTFDDQINVGNDFDKSRSDDYFYIPHEAFDNEDLKTGMKLMMSPDGKAARFIVTHEGDAMGPEGVAHVERFPEAITTILKETSLAGARIYIGGSGSNDKDIKEYAASDLLIAAIAALVLIFLIMMYITRSLVAALVIPGTVAFSYAGAFGLSILVWQHLIGLHLHWLVLPLTFIILVAVGSDYNLLLIARVKEEIAAGLHTGLIRALGNTGGVVTSAGLVFAFTMLAMLISDLRTIGQVGSTVCIGLLLDTLIVRSFVVPCIVRILGPWFWWPTLVRTRPLPQR
- a CDS encoding MmpS family transport accessory protein, translated to MPLVSVIAVGLGLLGMWKVHQLSAPGPVITVNGPQAPEEFNPKRLTYEVFGSAGSGGTLVYIDIDGHPHQVKVTTLPWSHTETTTLTVVSGSVSVHVHGGRVGCRMLVDGVVRDEHWTEHPDADVECRVKSA